Part of the Cercospora beticola chromosome 5, complete sequence genome is shown below.
CCTCTCATAGATGCGCATTGCGTGCCGTGCGAGACCCCGCTCTTCCTCGAGAGCACCATACATCAGGTACAAGGTCTTGGCAAAGCGTGGAGGACAGCCTTCCACGGCTTGTTCGAAGAGGTCGCGAAGTCGTTCTATGGAAATGCGACGATCAACGGCTTTCGTGAGATAGAGGTTCCAGAGTTCGAAAGCAACTGGGTATGAGAATAGATCCAATCCGCGTTCGTAGATCTTGAAGCTCTCCTCGTGGTATCCATTTTCTTCGAGCAGGTTGGCGTAATTGACGACTGTCTGTGGTGTTGCGATGCGGAGCTCGAATATGCGATCGTAAATCTTCTTAGTCTCTTCCAGCGACGATACCGATTCGACAAGGTCCACGTAGAATGACCATAGCTTCCATGACTTATGAACCCTCTGCTGCGGTGAGAGAGTTTCGTCGAAGTAGTCGACGTTGCTGCGCTTCGGTGCCTTTGTGGCAGTTGCCATGATGTTGACGGCCTGGTCGAAGTTCTCGTTGCGCAACTCCATTTCTGCCCACTCAGTCCAGCATTCAGCAAGCTCAGACACAGACTTATAGGGCACCTTGACAGCCTTTTCCATGATAATGCGCGCATTGATAAGGTCTCCGCCAGCTTCGTAGACCTTGGCATAGTTGACCCAGAGCTCATGGAAACGCCCAACAGCTTTCTTAGGGTTAATTGCTGCGATCGCATCCGCGTATGCTTGCACGACCATGGCCTTGTTATCGCCCCACAGCGCCACGCGTTTCTGCCATTCGTTGACATTGTGCGGGTTTTGCCGGAGCAAGACGTCGTTGACAAGGAAGGGTCGACGATCCATGAGCTGTTCAAATCGCATCATCCGGATGTCCAGATCCAGGTCCGCATCCTCGTCAACTTTGCCCTTCTCCTGTCGCGCCGCAGATTCATCCATTTTGATGGAGATTAGCGCTTCCTCCGCCTCTGCATATGTGTCAAACACGACAGAGAAGTCGCGCACTGTCATAGCTGTAGTGATTCCATCCTCGAACACATCTCTCGCTCGTTCGTATGCGCCTAAATTGATATAGTATCGGGCTAGCCCGACCCACAAGATTCCTCTCTGATCCGGGAATCTTTCTAAGCCCGATCGCACAATGGTCTCAATGTCCAGAGCACTTCCGTCCAGCAGAGGCACGGGATTGGGCACCTTTCGCGCGTGGTCGATCAAGACCTCCAGCATCTCTGTCCAATGTTGGAAAGGACCTTTTGCTTCCTGGCTTTTGAATCGAGGATTGTTCAAGATCTGAACGTAATGTTGCACCGCTTCCGTGTACCTCCTCTCACGGACCAGTAGATCGATGAACTCTTCGACGTATTCCGGGTGTAGCTGGATATATCTCCTCCACACCCTCACTGTTGTCTCACCTCCGGCACTGGTCGCGAACGGTCGGTATAACCTCCATACTCTGTTGTGCTGCGTCACCGGTAGTGCTCTCAGAGCTCGATCGAACGTTCTCCTCGTAAATGTGACAAGCGGCTGCGTGCACAGAAATTCCAAGTACATTTCCCAGATCTTCGGCATTTTGTTGAGCAGAACCAATGCCCTTTCGAAGAGCGCGTTGACTTTTTGATATTCGGCCTTCCATCGCGCAGGACTCCTGCCCTTCAAATGCTTTGTCCTCAGCTCCAAGTACATTTTCCACAATTTGTAAGACCGCGGAAGAGCAATGCATGCTCGTTCCAGCACGAAGCTCTGCTCAAGCAATGTGCCATATTGACGTTTGAAATGCGCGTAGTCGAGCCAAGCTTTCACATTCCCGGGTGATCGAAGAATGTCGTTCTCGTAAATTTCGTCATTTGCGCTGATAAGGTAGAGGCAGTTTTGTTGTTGCGGAGACTGCAAGTTCGGCGCGCCCATGTCGGCGGCGAGGGGAGAGGAGgtgatggagaagatggattGTTCGGACTTGCGTCTGGAAGGGAGGACAAGAGTTGTTGAAAGGCGCTTCAACATTGCACCATGAGCGGCAACATGATTCGTACGGCAGCTCTCGATAGCAGAGATGCGACGCAAGGAAGTCGCGCGTCCGCCGTTACAAAAATGCTTGGCGATAGCTGCCGCCTGACTCGCGTAACTATGTCACGACGCCCGACAACTGGTGGACAGAGCTCCATTATTGTGAGCTCCGTCGTACTTTCAATCATACGTCCGCACTCGCTCTCGCCAGAAACACACCTGTATCGAATCCATTTTTGGTCACAGATCACCTATAATCACCGCCCACCATGTCGTCCGGCGCGGTAGGCCTCATTCACTTCTAATACCGCCTGCCCAGACTAACATGAGCTATTGCTGCACAGGGCCGCGAACCCGTCTTCCCAACCCGTCAGTCCCTCGGGCTTATGAAATCCAAATTGAAAGGCGCACAAACTGGCCATGACCTGCTCAAACGCAAATCCGAAGCCCTCACCAAACGTTTCCGCGAAATCACCCGCCGAATCGATGAAGCCAAGCGAAAGATGGGTCGTGTCATGCAGATCGCCGCCTTCAGTATGGCAGAAGTGACATATGCGGTTGGCAACTCCGGTTTCAGTTATCAGATTCTAGAGGGGGCGAGAAGTGCCAAGTTTCGGATCAAGACGAGGCAGGAGAACGTCAGTGGTGTGTTTCTGCCGCAATTCGAGAGTTACCAGCATGAGGGGGCGAGCGAGTATGCGATGACGGGGTTGGGTAAGGGAGGACAACAGGTGCAGAAGTGCAGGGAAACGTACACAAGAGCAGTGGAGACGTTGGTCGAGCTGGCGAGTCTGCAGACGGCTTTTGTGGTGTTGGATGAGGTGATCAAGGTGGTGAATCGAAGAGTAAATGCTATGTGGGTATATCTGGACCTACTTGATTGGAAATATGCTGACATTTTGGTTATAGTGAACACGTTATCATACCGCGGACGGAGAACACGATCAAATATATCAACTCGGAACTGGACGAGATGGATCGAGAGGAGTTCTTCAGGttgaagaaggtgaaggGGTTGAAGGAGCGAGCGGcggcagctgaagaagagcagaggaagaagcaagcACTGAAAGATAAGGCTGAGGGCAAAGAGAATGtcacagaagaagaacagcaaCAAGCCAAGGATATATtaggagaagagaaggatgaggatgtcATCTTCTAAACGTATTCTTCGGTCACCAGGGTTTTGGCAGTAGCTTGTTGCGGACGACTCGGACGACATACAGTACTCTTTACCCCTTTTATACTGTCCATGCCACAGACAAAGATTTGCGGACGCTCAAGGTATGTTCGTGAGGCAATTCGACCAGAGAACTGGGGAGACATTTCGAACGAATAGAGGAGGCAGGCCGGCACACCATTGTGGCTCACTACCCATGCCGAGGAGTTTCGATTTCGTGCATGCGGAGACGAATTCGGCTTCCTTCTCGTGACTGCAAGTCGCTCTGTAGATTATAGGCAGCTCATTCATCGTATAGTTGCAGATTCGAATAATGCTGTCGCAATGGGGATGAACAATGGATGGTGTGGAGAAACCGGCTGGCTGCAGGCAGAGATCCTGTTTCGTCACTTTCACGTCGCCTGCCGTGTCCTGGCACCACCTGCAGGGCCGGGGttgacagcttctgctcatGCGAACATCTCGTCTGCTGTGCGGTCGATGAAAGCGATGAAGTTGAACGTCTGGCCAAGTCGTTGCTGCAGTCGCGCACGGCGGCTCAAGCGAGCTCCGAAACTCTGCTGACCACAGCATGCCGGTCCGTTGAGAACCGCGTGTCGACGTGCGTCGCGTTTGCACTTAttaggacgacgaggatgtgAAGTGCGACTAATCAGCTACCTCATTGATTGACCATGTCGTAGACCTGCACCACCGAATGAGAGATGCTTGCCTCTCGCGACTGTGAGCATGGAAACTGCGAACGAAGTGCCTGCCGACCTGCGAGCCATCGCCGCGTTCCTGAGTCTTGACGAAAACCCCACGACGATTGTTACACACCTCACCCGAGACGAACAAAACAGTGAAAGAGACTGGCAGGTGGTCTACAGCAACCCAGCTTTCCAGAAGCTCCAGGACTTCGCACGTCAGCTCGAAGACATCCGCCATGCTCTGAACCGCTCGCTCCCCATTGACCAACCTCTAATCGCCCTGCATGGCGAAGTGCTCCACGGAGGATCATGGCAGGCGCGTGTATCAGAAGACTATTGCATTGTAATTGCAAAGGCAAGAGTGGAACAAGTACCCGCTCCAGTGAAGGACGGCATCAGTCATACATCGAAAGCAACAGACTTGGACTGGATACAGTCCGACAGACCAGATCTTTCACCATGGAACAAGTTCTTCCGCGGTTACGATTGGGCGTCTACAAGCCTTGGTCCCATGTCCTCATGGTCGGAAGTGCTGAGACTGTACGTTCTATCCATGATGAGCAATCCTCAGCCTAGGCTGCTCGTGTGGGGCGAGGACATGGCTCTCATATACAACGAGCAAGTCGTCCCGTTGTTAGGCGCAAAACATCCTTCTTGCCTGGGCCAAAACGTCAAACATGCCTTCGCAGAGTCCTGGTCCGAAATTGTGCCTGTGGTTGAAGCTGGCTATGGTGGTGAGGTAAAGAGTGTGAACTGCTTCCCATTACCGATACTACGCCACGGCTTCTTGGAAGAATGCTACTTCGGCTTCACTGCTCTGCCGGTGGTTGACAGAGATGGTCGTAGCTGCGGCATGTTGAGCGAACTGACAGAATCTACAACCCTTGTTACAGCTGAACGCAGGAGATACACCATGAATCAACTCGGTACGCaactcaacaagctcaacGACCTTGCAGAACTGTGGCCCGTCGTGCTCGCGCAGATGAATGCGGCCGAGCTGGACGTGCCCTATGCCATACTATATACTGTTAAAACCGAGGTCACTGAGTCTGTTGCATCCGAGACCACCTCCATGGATTCACGCGCTGCTCTGCCTAAACATGCACAGCTTGTTGGCACTGTTGGGTTGTCGGGAGACCATCCCGGTGTCCCCGATTCATTCCCGCTCTCAGACACCAAAGCAGAAGGGCGGGACATCTGGCAAGCCTGCAACGATGCCTGGAGCTCTGGGGAAATGCTGGTGTTGTCTTCCGAAAACGGCACATTGCCTCCTGAATTGGCCATCGCAGTACCTAATCGTGGCTTCGGTGACCAGGTCAAGATAGCGACAATATCACCTATCAAGGCCATGGCAGGATCCGAACCGCTCGCAATATTGGTCTGGGGTCTCAATCCACGCTCGATATTTGGCGGAGAATACCAAGTGTTTCGCACAGTTTTTATCGACATTCTTGCAAAAGCTGCGGCACTGATTCAGCTGCCCCACGAGCAGCAACGTGCTCAGAAGATCGCTGAGGATGTGAACCACGCTCTTGCGCAGCAATTGCGCTTGACGACATTGAAAGCTGAGAGGAGCGAAGCGAGGTTCAAACGGCTTGCTGACGTCTCACCTACTGGGATGTTCTTGTTCGATGCAAGCGGCCTTCCACTCTACGCGAACGAGCAATGCCTGGAGATGCTGAAAATCACAGAAGCAGAATACCTGGCGATCCGAGACTCCGACGGTCTAGCGGAGAGAGTGCACGAAGAGGACGTGGATGAATACCGAGAGGTCTGGACCACTATGACTGAACGAAAAATGCCAATCACTGCGGAGTTCCGGTTGAGACCGTCCTTGCAAGTAAACAAGCAAGACGGTACAGAGTCAGACACTTGGCTGTCCGTGACGGCTTTCCCAGAGATCGAATCAGATGGTACAGTGTCTTCTATGCAAGGATGGCTCACAGACATTTCCCACAGGAAGTTCAATGAAAAGTTATTGGCGCAGAGACTTGAGGATGCCCTCGAGAACAAAAGACAGACAGAAAACTTCATGGATATGCACAGTCATGAGATCCGCAATCCTCTGAGCGCTATCTTGCAAAGTGAGTACACCATTTGCCCATGCTGTCTCTATTCGTGACGGGAGGCCATGACTGATATGTAATCACCAGGTGCCGACTCAATAGAGACGCTACTCAGTTCCATTGAACTGCCTTTGCACGATGAGAACATGGTGGTCCCCACTCACGTAGGCGAAGACATAATGGATGCCGTGCAAACAATCATATTGTGTGCGCAACATCAAAAAAGGATAGTGGACGACATTCTGTGAGTGCACAAGAAATTCTTGCTTACCTTTGGCGACTAATCTTTGCAGAACATTGTCCAAACTCGACGCCAGTCTGCTCGTCATGTCTCCAGACAAGGTGCAGGTGCCCTCACTTGTAACGAAAGCCTTGAAGATGTACGAAGCCGAGATCGGACGCGCGGGCATCGATGCTCAGCTCTGTATCGAACCAACGTATGACGAACTCGACGTCAACTGGGTCGTGCTTGACTCTAGCCGGTTACTTCAGGTGATCATAAACCTACTGACGAACAGCATCAAGTTCACTCAATATTCCGAGGAGCGGAAGATCAAAATTTGCATCGGCGCTTCGTATCAGAAACCTACAGGAAAGCATCATGGTATTTCATTCATTGAGCCACAACAAATCCGAACGTCTCGCTCGCCAGTCCAAGAATGGCCTGGAGGAGAGGACCTCTACCTTCAATTCGCCGTTTACGATACCGGCCGCGGACTCAGCGAGGACGAGATGAAACTGCTCTTCCAGCGCTTTCGCCAAGCATCGCCGAAGACGTATAAGCAATATGGCGGGAGTGGACTCGGCCTTTACATATCCCGCGAGCTATGCGAGCTGCAGGGCGGGCAGATTGGCGTGTCTTGCGGTAATGGCAAGACGGTCTTCACTTTCTTCGTCAAAGCTAAGCGATGGGTGccaagtgaagaagaagacatcgCTGCACTCCCAGTGCCCGTTCGCTATGCGAGTGCTTCCTCGAGCCCCGTGGTGTACAGCAAAGGGGGCAGCACCACATTGAACGATGAAGCTGATCAACTCGGAACACCTCGCGAAGAGAATGGTAATATGATTGAGAACTTCCACCCCAGGCAACAACCATTTGCGCGTCAGCAGTCCTTCGGAGCTGCTAATCAAATGCCCGTTTTCTACACCAGCCAAGTGAAGGCGCGTAAAGATTCTACAGAAAATGGGCAGAAGGCGCTTCACGTGCTCATCGTGGAGGACAACGTAGGATCGCGCCTGCTTGAGAATTACACAGAAAGTAATGCTGATTGCTCTCCAGTTGATCAATCAGAAAGTCATGTCGCAGCAATTGCGTCGCGCGGGCTGCACCGTGCACGTTGCGAACCATGGCATAGAATGCTTGAATTTCCTGGAGAGTTCGACGTACTGCTCATCTACAACACCACTATCCGTGGTCCTACTGGACCTTGAAATGCCCGAGATGGATGGTTTGACGTGCATACGAGAGATTCGACGACGCGAGGCGGCTGGCAGTATTATCTCGCACGTGCCTGTTATCGCTGTGACTGCAAATGCTCGCTCAGAACAGATCAACAACGCTATCGAAGCAGGTATGGATCAAGTCGTGACCAAACCTTTTCGTATCCCAGAGCTGGTGCCACAAATGGAAAGACTAGTGGCCGAGGTTGGAGGTTGAGGCTGCGCATGCTTTGGCCAGTGTATGACCTTCATAGCTTGCCGCCGATACCATTCGACTTCGACTCCAAAAGAGGCTTATACTCTTCGACGAAATCCTTCACTGCTTGCACGAACCCGTCAAGACCCGCATCCGTCAGCACCAAGCTCAAGGCAAGGAACCCACGTCTTGCGATATAATAGCCTTTGCTCAGCAAGAATAAATGCAGCAAGGCAGTCAGCCTGTGATCTTCGTCGGGCATGTCTGCAACTGTCTTTACCTGCTCCGCCGGAGTTTGAGTGAAGTGAAAGCACATCACAGAACCAAGGCCAGTCACCTTCAGCAAGGTGCCTTTACCAGTCTCGTTCAATCTCTTGCGAAGCTCTTCGCCTGTTCGGTGAAGCGCCTCTGCTCGCGCAGGCGTAAAGACCTGCTCCAACCCAGCACTCCCAGCCGCCATGGTCAGGACGTTATTGTTGAACGTCCCCGCATGCGCAAGACCACCCGGCTTCCGAGGATCAAACAATTCCATAATTTCCCGCTTCCCTCCAAAAGCGCCAAACGACATCCCGCCTCCAATGTACTTCCCTAGCGTTGTCAGATCTGGACGACAATCCGGTGGCATATCAGATTGAACCCCGCCTCCGGAGTACATGCGACTTGTCATCACTTCATCATAAATCAGCACCGCTCCCGCCGCAGTTGCGATCTTTCTCAGCTGCACCAAGAATGCCTTATCTGCAGGAATCGCGCCTCCAGATCCGATCATGGGCTCCAAGATGATCGCAGCCAGATCTTGCGCGTTCGCGTCGACTAACGTCTTCACGGATGCAATATCTTTGTACGTAGCGATCAAGTACTCGTGCGGAGCGTTAATTCTGCTGGACACACCTCCGCCAAACAGGAAAACTCCGCCATGATATGCTTCACCAAAGACGAGAACCTTCTTTCTTCCGGTATACACTTTCGCGACTGCGAGAGCCATGAGATTCGCTTCTGTGCCGGAATTGGTGAAACGGAGAAGTTCCATTGTTGGAAAGCGTTGTTGGATGAGAGATGCCAATCTGGCCTCGTCCGAGTGGTGGCCGCCGAAGGAAACGCCTTTTTGCAGGGCTTGGTTTATTGCGGACATGATTGTGGGGTCGGAGTGGCCGTAGAGGCCGGCTGTGTATTCTCCGAGTAGGTCGAGATATTTGTGGCCATCAGCGGAGTGGAGGTGGGCTCCGGAGGCTGAGATTATGTAGAGAGGGAAGGGGGAGTAGAAGAGTACGGTGCGTGTGTTTCCTCCGGGAAGGGCGTTGGTTGCATTTTGGTAGAGAGCTTGACTTTTGGGGTTTTGGAGGGTGAAGGCTTGTTCTAAGGAGGAGAGAGCTTGAGATATGGATTGAGGTGGAGGCATGGTGTAGGATAAAGACGTCGAAGTGGCCGCTTGAGGTTGGTCCGATTGGTAGATATCTCAGAGCTTGATTGCTTCTGTGCTTGATAACGGACGGCTGCTCGATCAATTGTCCTCGTTCTTCATATGTGTAAGCGTGGTTGTCTTGGGTGCCTTTTATAGTAAAGAGCAAAGCCGTCTCTTGCTACGATAAGGCCTAGACGTAGGGCGCGGAGTACATTTTCCCGCtcccgcctcctcctccatcttcctTTCCCGCGCTTCGCTTTCCCGCTTTCTCGTTTTGCCCGCGTTCTCTACACTACTCTACACATTATGCTACGCTTTCACATATACCAACAAACCTAATGCGCGTGCAAATGAGGCATGCTCAACCAACAAAAACAGCACACCAGGCCACCGCTGGTCTACGTTGATGCTCAGATCCTTCCAGCTGTACATCAGAAACCCACTGCCAGACTTGCAAGGGTATGGACTTTGCTCTGATATATGTTGATTCCCTGATAtcgaacttcttcgactGATCCCACGTCTTTGACAGAACCTGATAGTTGAAGCATGTGAAGCATGGCAAGCGTGTCTAGTACGGCAATCACAATTCCTCTGGCCGGACTATCTAACGCTCCTCACACCTTGCTTCGTGACATAAGACACTTTGTCTTGTGCTTTGCCATCGAGTTTCGCGGTTTCGCTGCCATATATCTCcgacatcctcgtcttctgctgCTATTTAATGCTGGAGATGCTTCCGCTGCTATCCGTCTTCGTGAGTATGGTGATTTCCAACGTGATTTCATCATGTAGGGCAATTTGTATTAGAGCTACCTTACCAAACAGACCCGATTACTGATTATTTCACTTTGATCTTGCTGACTCAGTCCAATTCTATGCCCCGAACAATTGAGAATAACGCAGTATGCTTCTGGAAGCTGCAGCACAAGGGCCGCTCAACATGGCCATTGCTGCAAATCTCACTATCCATCAGGCAAGAGCTGTTTCTATCAGCCCGAATCGGAACAAATTTTTCTCCGTCCAGGTCTCCAGAAGTACATATAACCCCCATCCACCTCATCTCCTACGAAGTCCCAAAACAAGCCTCAACCTGATGGTCATGACcgcatcaacaacatcaatGTCAGACCAACCCTCAACCTCCAAAACCTCCTTCCTCGACCTGCCCCTCGAACTCCGCCGACAAATTTATAGCCTCGCTCTCTCCAACCAAGAAGATCCTCGCTGTCTCCTTTCACAAATCCATTCCATCCCTCGACACTCGCACGTCTGGATCGATCTCCGTCGCTACCATAACGGGAAACCCAATACTCTCACCTATAACTCCCCACCTCTTCTTTCCACATGCCGACAAATTCGTCAAGAAGCTACACCCTGCTATTATTTCAAGACTTCTTTCCGCTTTACGGAAGTTGCGGTTTGTGTTCGATGGCTTGAGAGTTTGGAAGTGGCGCAGCGTGAGGAAGTCAGGGAGATGGTTTATTGTCCGAATCTTATGTCGTGGATGGATCCGAGACGGAGGCCAGTGGGACGAGAGATTTTTGAGAGGGAATGGAAGGTTTTGCGCGAGGGGTTGAGAAAGTTGGGGATGGATAGTAGGAAGGTGTTGAGGGTTTGGGAGGGAGGAGACTTCGTTCTTTTCGGCGGCGATAGTTCGGAGGGAGGGCAGGCGGATCAAGCTGCTCGATAGAGACACAGGCCGATCGTGAAGCTGTGTCAATTTGTGAGAGTGTGCAAACTTATTCTGAAAAATATTGAGATTGCGGATATATATGACGAAAATGTCCTGCAAGATAATACCTTGCCGTCATCATCGATTCCAGCCAAGCGCGCTCGCTGGTTTGCTGTATACACTCGAGTCGTCGCTGAGCACCTCGCCCACTTCCGCTTTCTGTTCAGCTTGGACAGGTCGTGAGAGCTGGCTTTTGGCGCTGGATTGccactcttcctcgtcaccgAACTTGTCACTCGTCAGACCTGCACTGCCAGGGTGTTTCCAGCCTCGCTCGAGCTGGCGCTCGTAAGAGACTTGGCGCAATCTTTCAGTCTCGGCCTTTGTCAAGTGGAGGTATAGTTCTACTCCGAGGAGGTGAATAGCGAAAGTCAACCACATGGTCGCGCCAAATGAGAGTTGAAAAGTTGCAGCGACCTCTTCGACTCCTTCGGTGGTGTCGGACCAGTTCGCATGCACGACAGCAAGTCCTTCAGGGTTTGCTTGACATGACGGATATTTGTCGAAGTTGCCGCCCGCGCCTTCGATCTGAGCGCAAAGCATAGCAACGTAGTATGAGCCTACTTTCGAGATGACAAGTCCCATGATGACTTGAATAAGGCGTACAGTGATGATACCGCCGGCTATGGCCCAGGTGCGAAGCATCCAAGCACGATGCTGCTCGATCTGCAGGCGCTTGATGTTGATCCAGGCGAGGACTGAGCCGACAGTAGTGAAGATGGCAAAGGCACCGACGGCTGTTTGTGTTGCTAGAGTTCCGCCAAAGGCTCGTCGCGCTATCATGACAGCACCGACATTcccgacgatgaggagaaggaccACCACGTAGCCGTTGATGCGGTGGAAAAGTCGAGCTTTG
Proteins encoded:
- the SYF1 gene encoding pre-mRNA-splicing factor syf1 (BUSCO:EOG09261XNU); protein product: MGAPNLQSPQQQNCLYLISANDEIYENDILRSPGNVKAWLDYAHFKRQYGTLLEQSFVLERACIALPRSYKLWKMYLELRTKHLKGRSPARWKAEYQKVNALFERALVLLNKMPKIWEMYLEFLCTQPLVTFTRRTFDRALRALPVTQHNRVWRLYRPFATSAGGETTVRVWRRYIQLHPEYVEEFIDLLVRERRYTEAVQHYVQILNNPRFKSQEAKGPFQHWTEMLEVLIDHARKVPNPVPLLDGSALDIETIVRSGLERFPDQRGILWVGLARYYINLGAYERARDVFEDGITTAMTVRDFSVVFDTYAEAEEALISIKMDESAARQEKGKVDEDADLDLDIRMMRFEQLMDRRPFLVNDVLLRQNPHNVNEWQKRVALWGDNKAMVVQAYADAIAAINPKKAVGRFHELWVNYAKVYEAGGDLINARIIMEKAVKVPYKSVSELAECWTEWAEMELRNENFDQAVNIMATATKAPKRSNVDYFDETLSPQQRVHKSWKLWSFYVDLVESVSSLEETKKIYDRIFELRIATPQTVVNYANLLEENGYHEESFKIYERGLDLFSYPVAFELWNLYLTKAVDRRISIERLRDLFEQAVEGCPPRFAKTLYLMYGALEEERGLARHAMRIYERATRAVGDEDRSEMFNFYITKSASNFGLTSTRPIYERAIAALPDKEAAVMCIKFAEMERRLGEIDRARAIYGHASQFCDPRVEQDFWRKWEAFEVQHGNEDTFKEMLRIKRSVQAQFNTDVNFIASQAVARQAAAANGNANGDANGNDEEMDAETADAMAQLERQARAQVGFVAASSGPEGGNRKKPEEPHKETVNTDAVELDDEDL
- the VMA8 gene encoding H(+)-transporting V1 sector ATPase subunit D (BUSCO:EOG09264IMV), whose translation is MSSGAGREPVFPTRQSLGLMKSKLKGAQTGHDLLKRKSEALTKRFREITRRIDEAKRKMGRVMQIAAFSMAEVTYAVGNSGFSYQILEGARSAKFRIKTRQENVSGVFLPQFESYQHEGASEYAMTGLGKGGQQVQKCRETYTRAVETLVELASLQTAFVVLDEVIKVVNRRVNAIEHVIIPRTENTIKYINSELDEMDREEFFRLKKVKGLKERAAAAEEEQRKKQALKDKAEGKENVTEEEQQQAKDILGEEKDEDVIF